The following is a genomic window from Merismopedia glauca CCAP 1448/3.
TTTCTTCAAGCAGTTACAAGGGGCAGGAATTACCCCAGATAAGTATCCCATTATGTCAGTTAGTGTAGCCGAAGAAGAAGTAAAAGCCATTGGTCCAGAATACCTTAAAGGTCATTATGCAGCTTGGAATTATTTCCAAACTGTGGATACTCCAGCCAACAAAACTTTTGTCGAAAACTTCAAGAAAAAATACGGTGCTGACCGCGTAACTAACGATCCAATGGAAGCTGCTTACATCATGGTTTATCTGTGGAAGCAAGCTGTAGAAAAAGCTAAGACTACTGAACTAGAAGCTGTGCGGAAAGCTGCTATAGGTCAAACTTTTGATGCTCCAGAAGGTAAGGTGACAATGGACAGTAACCATCACATATCTAAGTTTGTCCGGATTGGTGAAGTTGAAGAAAATGGTTTATTCAAGGTAGTTTATGCCTCGAAAGATGCTGTTAAACCAGTGCCTTGGAACCAATATGTAGCGGAAACTAAAGGCTATGCTTGCGATTGGTCAGATGCTAAGAAAGGAGGTAAATACAAAGTTTAAAAGAGACAAATCGCCATAAGTCTCAAGAGCTAATGATTAGATAAACTCAAAAAATTGCCCAGATGCACCATTTAATTATAAAGGTGCGCTTAGCTTAGAAATAGCAAATTCTCATCAACACTTAACTTTCGGTTGATGAGTCGATCAAAGAGATCGTTACTAGCAGATAAAAATGGGATTTAGGGGTGATGAAAGTTTCCCTAAATCCCCTAAATTTTAGTTAGAGGAATTAACTGTGATCCAGCTATTCGATGCTGTATTTAATGGAATTAGTACGGGTGCAGTTTTATTGCTAGCTGCTCTGGGATTAGCGATTGTATTTGGATTAATGGGTGTAATTAACTTAGCTCATGGCGAGTTAATGATGCTCGGTGCATACACTACATATGTGGTGCAAAATGTTTCTAAATCTGCTGGTGGAATTTGGTTTGAAAGTTATATATTTATCGCAATTATTGCAGCTTTTTTGGTGGCAGCACTAGTAGGATTTATTCTGGAAAAAGGGGTAATAAGGTATCTCTATGGTAGACCATTAGAAACCTTATTAGCTACTTGGGGAGTCAGCCTCATTTTGCAGCAGTTTGTGCGTAGTGTTAGTTGGATATTAGTCATTGGTATTTGTTTATTTGCGCTATTATTTTGGGGGGCTTGGTGGTTAATTAGTCGCCGCAGTGATTTTGAGAGAATTAAAAAGTTGGTATTGGGAATTATGTTCCCGCTTTCAGTAGGAATTAGTATCGCCACAGCATTTTGGTTAGGACAAACATATAAACTGGCTGTGACTAAGCCTTGGTTTGGCGCTCAAGGGGTAGATGTAACTGCTCCAAAATGGTTAAGAGGTGGGGTAGACTTATCAGGCTTTCAGTTACCTTACGCTCGACTATTTATTATTGCTTTGACTATTATTTGTGTGATTGGAATTTACTTATTTTTGCAGCGTACAACTTGGGGTTTGAAAATTCGTGCAGTGACCCAAAATCGTTCTATGAGCGCATCCTTGGGCATACCTACTCAAAAAGTAGATGCTTTGACTTTTGCTCTGGGTTCTGGTTTAGCTGGGATTGCTGGCTGTGCGATTAGTTTACTGGGTTCTGTAGGGCCAAATACGGGACAAAATTATGTGATTGATACGTTTATGGTAGTGGTAGTTGGCGGTGTAGGTAAGCTAGTTGGTTCGATTGTAGCAGCGATCGCAATTGGTACTGCTAACTACATTATTGGATCGAATACTTTAGGTACTCTAGTTGGAGGGGTAGAACCATTAGCAGGTATTTTTAAATTTTTCGCTACTACCAGTATGGCAAAAGTGCTGGTATTTGCCTTGATTATTGCCTTTTTGCAAGTTAAACCAGGTGGAATATTCCCCCAAAAAGGTAGAACGGTTGATGCTTAAGTAGGTAGGCAAAATTAATTGTATAAGTTGGTTTTGGGCATCGGGCATCGGGCATCGGAATCGGAAATATACAATTAATTCTGCTGAGGTACTTAAAGTAAATGGGATTGGGGATTTAGTTGTAAAAATTCGCGATAGCTTGAATTATCAATCAAGGTTGGATCGCTCAGAGTAAGTAAAGGAATACATCGGTAATGATAGTGGATGCACCCCCGATAGTTAGGGGAAAACCAGCGAGAAAACGCACTAGACTGATTAGAGAAATTATAGTGGTAGTGGCGATCGCCCTAGCTTTAATTTTCCTGATTCCTCCTTTGTTAATTGCTGTCGAGCAAGGTTCGCGAGTAAACCTGTTGGGGAGATTTTTGGCTCTGGCGATCGCCGCTTTGGGAATCGATCTAATTTGGGGCTATACGGGGTTACTAAGCCTAGGACATGGGATTTTCTTCACTTTAGGTGGTTATGCTTTAGCCATGCACCTGAAGCTGCAAATACCCCCAGATGCTAGCACTCAGTTACCAGAATTTATGTCTCTCTATGGGGTGACGAAACTACCTGGGTTTTGGGAACCGTTTCACTCTTTCGGTTTTTCCCTATTAGCGGTGATATTAATACCGATGATAGTGGGAGGATTATTGGGATATTTAATCTTCAGAAACCGAATCAAGGGAGTTTACTTTTCGATTATTACCCAAGCTGCGACTATAGTATTTTTCAACCTATTTAATGGTCAGCAAGAGTTTTTTAATGGCACTAACGGCTTAACCGATTTTAAAACCTTGCTAGGGGTAGATATCAATAGCGATCGCTCCCAGTTTAATTTCTATATCCTGACTATAGTGATCCTCGCTTTCGCTTACGCTTTCTGTCGCTGGCTAACTAGCGGAAGGTTGGGAAACTTACTAATAGCCATTCGAGATGATGAAAGTCGAGTCCGCTTTTCTGGTTACAATCCTACTGAATTCAAAGTCCTAGTATTTGCTATTTCGGCTGGATTAGCAGGAATTGGGGGAGCAATGTACACTCTGCAAACAGGAATTATCGCCCCCAGCAACATGGATATCCCCTTCTCGATTGAAATGGTGATTTGGGTAGCTGTAGGGGGGAGGGCGACTTTAGCTGGTGCAGTTTTAGGTGCAGTTTTGGTTAACCTCGCCAAAAGCTTTTTAAGCGAACAATTTGCCGATACTTGGCTATTTTTCTTAGGCGGTTTATTCTTAATCGTAGTTTTAGTCTTACCAGATGGCTTAGTCGGATGGTTGCGCGAAGTTACTCGCGAACCCATGCAAAAACTATTCAGACGACCACAACCTTTACTTACATATCCCAGTTTAGAAACCGATATTGAGGTTCAAAGTGAACGCGAAGATCTTGGAAACTGAAAACGTTACTGTTAGTTTTGATGGATTTACAGCCCTAAAAAACCTTAATTTCAGTATGGATCTGGGGGAATTGAGGGTGGTAATTGGTCCAAATGGGGCGGGTAAAACCACTTTTTTAGATGTAATTACTGGTAAGGTACAGCCAACTCAAGGACGAGTTTTATTCAAAGGTAAAAACCTGAGAGGTTTTCCAGAACATAGAATTGCACGCATGGGAATTGGACGCAAGTTTCAAACTCCCAGAGTTTACCTTAACCTGACTCCTAGAGAGAATTTAGCTTTAGCTGGAAATCGAGACAAAAGTCTCTGGAATACTTGGTTTAAGCAATCTCCGATAGAAGAACGCCGCAGGATTGGAGGGTTATTAGAAACTATCGGTTTGACAGTTAAATCAGATTTACCGGCTGGATTGCTGTCTCATGGGGAAAAACAGCGTTTAGAAATCGGGATGTTGGTGGCTCAATCTCCCGATCTATTATTAGTTGATGAACCTGTAGCCGGACTGACTGACGAGGAAACTTACAACGTGGGGGAATTGCTGGTAGCTTTGGCTGAAAGTCATTCCATTTTAGTAATCGAACACGATATGGAGTTTGTGCGCCAAATTGCTCGTCAAGTCACTGTTTTGCATGAAGGTACGGTGTTGTGTCAGGGAACGATTGACGAGGTACAAAGCGATCCACAAGTGATTGAGGTCTATTTGGGCAAAGAAAGTCAAGATTTTGGGCATGATTCGGTGAAAGAAGAAGTTATAGAAGAATTTTCTGGCGAAATCTACCCAGTATATGAGTAATAACGTAAGTTGCTAGTTACTATTTTTGACTTGTTGATGAGGGAGTAACGAGTAACAAGTAACGAGTAACGAGTAATGAACGGAGTATCCCTAATCCCTAATCCCCAATCCCCAATCCCCAATCCCTCAAAAGTAGATCCAATTTATCACTAGCAAC
Proteins encoded in this region:
- the urtB gene encoding urea ABC transporter permease subunit UrtB, encoding MIQLFDAVFNGISTGAVLLLAALGLAIVFGLMGVINLAHGELMMLGAYTTYVVQNVSKSAGGIWFESYIFIAIIAAFLVAALVGFILEKGVIRYLYGRPLETLLATWGVSLILQQFVRSVSWILVIGICLFALLFWGAWWLISRRSDFERIKKLVLGIMFPLSVGISIATAFWLGQTYKLAVTKPWFGAQGVDVTAPKWLRGGVDLSGFQLPYARLFIIALTIICVIGIYLFLQRTTWGLKIRAVTQNRSMSASLGIPTQKVDALTFALGSGLAGIAGCAISLLGSVGPNTGQNYVIDTFMVVVVGGVGKLVGSIVAAIAIGTANYIIGSNTLGTLVGGVEPLAGIFKFFATTSMAKVLVFALIIAFLQVKPGGIFPQKGRTVDA
- the urtD gene encoding urea ABC transporter ATP-binding protein UrtD, producing MNAKILETENVTVSFDGFTALKNLNFSMDLGELRVVIGPNGAGKTTFLDVITGKVQPTQGRVLFKGKNLRGFPEHRIARMGIGRKFQTPRVYLNLTPRENLALAGNRDKSLWNTWFKQSPIEERRRIGGLLETIGLTVKSDLPAGLLSHGEKQRLEIGMLVAQSPDLLLVDEPVAGLTDEETYNVGELLVALAESHSILVIEHDMEFVRQIARQVTVLHEGTVLCQGTIDEVQSDPQVIEVYLGKESQDFGHDSVKEEVIEEFSGEIYPVYE
- the urtC gene encoding urea ABC transporter permease subunit UrtC, producing MIVDAPPIVRGKPARKRTRLIREIIVVVAIALALIFLIPPLLIAVEQGSRVNLLGRFLALAIAALGIDLIWGYTGLLSLGHGIFFTLGGYALAMHLKLQIPPDASTQLPEFMSLYGVTKLPGFWEPFHSFGFSLLAVILIPMIVGGLLGYLIFRNRIKGVYFSIITQAATIVFFNLFNGQQEFFNGTNGLTDFKTLLGVDINSDRSQFNFYILTIVILAFAYAFCRWLTSGRLGNLLIAIRDDESRVRFSGYNPTEFKVLVFAISAGLAGIGGAMYTLQTGIIAPSNMDIPFSIEMVIWVAVGGRATLAGAVLGAVLVNLAKSFLSEQFADTWLFFLGGLFLIVVLVLPDGLVGWLREVTREPMQKLFRRPQPLLTYPSLETDIEVQSEREDLGN